A section of the Metabacillus endolithicus genome encodes:
- a CDS encoding RNA-binding S4 domain-containing protein, translating to MRLDKFLKVSRLIKRRTLAKEIADQGRIAINGTPGKASSNVKIGDELVIRFGQKLVTVVIEDLKETTRKEEATNLYRVVKEEKINQESFDM from the coding sequence ATGAGACTGGATAAATTTCTTAAGGTTTCAAGATTAATAAAAAGAAGAACATTAGCAAAAGAAATTGCTGATCAAGGTCGAATTGCAATTAATGGTACTCCGGGTAAAGCGAGTTCTAATGTTAAAATTGGGGATGAACTTGTTATTCGTTTTGGTCAAAAACTAGTTACAGTTGTTATTGAAGATTTAAAGGAAACGACAAGAAAAGAAGAAGCAACAAATCTTTATCGCGTAGTAAAGGAAGAGAAAATTAATCAAGAATCGTTCGATATGTAA
- the yabP gene encoding sporulation protein YabP, with protein MSQYYENNASVHKGTIQEHDVIMRGRKLLEITGVKQVESFDNEEFLLDTVMGALAIRGQNLQMKNLDVDKGIVSIKGSRIFDLIYLDEQHAEKAKGPFSKLFK; from the coding sequence ATGAGTCAATACTATGAAAATAATGCGTCTGTCCATAAAGGAACAATTCAAGAGCATGATGTAATCATGCGAGGGAGAAAATTATTAGAAATCACAGGTGTAAAACAGGTAGAAAGCTTTGATAATGAGGAATTTTTATTAGACACAGTCATGGGTGCACTAGCAATCCGCGGACAAAACCTTCAAATGAAAAATTTAGATGTTGATAAAGGGATTGTTTCCATTAAAGGAAGCAGAATCTTTGATCTGATTTATCTAGATGAGCAGCATGCGGAGAAAGCTAAAGGACCCTTTAGCAAGTTATTTAAATGA
- a CDS encoding FtsB family cell division protein, which produces MSLERSKKITELQSQYAMEQERQQQISNRRKRGLFRRLFVLGLLAIITSSIIITTLYKQSVAIDEKLEQQNKLEEELTGLQKEEKILREEIVKLNDDEYIAKIARRDYFLSDDNEIIFNIKD; this is translated from the coding sequence ATGAGTCTCGAGAGATCGAAGAAAATTACAGAGCTACAATCACAATATGCGATGGAGCAGGAGAGACAACAGCAAATTTCAAACAGACGAAAAAGAGGCTTATTCAGACGATTATTCGTGTTAGGACTGTTAGCTATTATCACTTCCTCCATTATTATAACCACCTTATATAAGCAATCAGTTGCAATTGATGAAAAGCTTGAGCAACAGAATAAGCTTGAAGAAGAACTCACAGGTTTACAAAAGGAAGAAAAAATATTAAGAGAAGAAATAGTGAAGCTTAATGATGATGAGTATATTGCTAAGATTGCAAGAAGAGACTATTTCTTGTCAGACGACAATGAGATCATCTTTAATATAAAAGATTAG
- the yabQ gene encoding spore cortex biosynthesis protein YabQ yields MSLSTQFYTMIAMVGMGSWIGAALDTYGRFLKRPLRARWVVFINDFLFWVVQGLILFYLLLLVNEGELRIYIFLAVVCGYAAYQSLFKKIYLSLLERIIQTSIRLYRILVNIGRAMIVRPIKGLIQLIIVILLGTLKVLWSIIKWVFQFLYSLVKILLAPLKWIFILLWKLVPRGIRNFLIRNIAKMAGNFKKVKNTTNKMKTWWQQFRKK; encoded by the coding sequence ATGAGTTTATCAACACAGTTTTATACAATGATTGCAATGGTAGGAATGGGAAGTTGGATTGGGGCAGCTCTTGATACATATGGTCGCTTTTTAAAGCGGCCATTAAGAGCCAGATGGGTTGTCTTCATAAATGACTTTCTGTTTTGGGTCGTTCAAGGACTTATCCTATTTTATCTTTTGTTACTTGTAAATGAAGGGGAACTTAGGATTTATATATTCCTAGCTGTCGTTTGTGGATATGCAGCTTATCAGAGTCTTTTCAAGAAAATATATTTAAGCCTTTTAGAGCGCATAATACAGACAAGCATAAGATTATATAGAATTTTAGTTAATATTGGACGAGCGATGATTGTTAGACCAATAAAGGGACTCATTCAACTAATTATCGTCATTTTATTAGGAACTTTAAAAGTTCTTTGGAGTATTATAAAATGGGTCTTTCAATTCCTATATTCATTGGTTAAAATCTTATTAGCACCTCTGAAATGGATTTTTATCCTTTTGTGGAAACTTGTTCCTAGAGGGATAAGGAATTTCCTAATAAGAAATATTGCCAAAATGGCAGGAAATTTCAAAAAAGTCAAGAATACAACTAATAAGATGAAAACCTGGTGGCAACAATTTAGGAAGAAGTAA
- a CDS encoding S1 domain-containing RNA-binding protein: protein MSIEVGSKLQGKVTGITNFGAFVELPGGSTGLVHISEVADNYVKDINDHLKVGDEVTVKVINVENDGKIGLSIKKAIDRPERPERPQRQERPRNSDRPRSRGNDFRNNNNNNKENFEQKMNRFLKDSEDRLASLKRNTESKRGGRGARRG, encoded by the coding sequence ATGTCGATTGAAGTTGGCAGCAAGTTACAGGGAAAGGTAACGGGCATTACGAATTTTGGAGCGTTTGTGGAGTTACCGGGTGGTTCAACAGGACTAGTTCACATCAGTGAAGTAGCCGATAATTATGTGAAAGATATTAACGATCACTTAAAAGTCGGAGATGAAGTAACAGTTAAGGTAATCAATGTAGAAAATGACGGAAAGATTGGCTTATCAATTAAAAAGGCCATCGATCGTCCAGAACGCCCAGAGCGTCCACAACGTCAGGAACGTCCAAGAAATTCTGATCGCCCAAGATCAAGAGGAAATGATTTCCGCAACAACAACAATAATAATAAAGAAAACTTTGAACAAAAAATGAATCGTTTCTTAAAAGATAGTGAAGATCGTTTAGCTTCATTAAAACGCAACACAGAGTCAAAACGTGGTGGTCGTGGAGCTAGAAGAGGATAG